In Luteitalea sp. TBR-22, one genomic interval encodes:
- a CDS encoding serine/threonine-protein kinase, which translates to MAAAFLSHYRLLGLLGVGGMGEVHRAEDTRLRREVAIKILHPEVATSREWLSRFRREARLASSLQHPHICTIHELGEHEGQAFIVMERLDGVTVRELIEDGPMPAGRLIGIARQVADALDAAHRRGIIHRDIKPANLFVTDGDHVKVLDFGLARLASDEAVATTHSGAIPTADPSSAAQGPGSGSRPLHLTQTGMAMGTVFYMSPEQARGEPLDPRTDLFSLGSVLYEMATGRRAFEGDEVAQVLGRITQGVFVPPRSLNPAVPRALEAIIVKLLAADPAQRYQRASDLATDLARADAPSGAAPRVGPAGVPAANAARPAWAQVALAASVLAVAGSLGYAWYARRTPALTDRDSIVIGSVENATGNQVFDDTLVTALKVQLGQSPFLDVVSDQRVGETLRLMGRDAATRLTHDVAREVCQRLGVKAMIDGRLAPFGSHYLLTLAATDCRTGETLGRMQADASGSEAVLTELGTLASQLRTTLGESLPSLARFDVPVAQATTPSLPALKAYALGLEERRRGRELESLAFFKQAIALDPNFAQAHATLSTVYGVIGELERSERHAREAFAHQERVSERERLFIRYQYHDRVTGNQDAVVETLLAWQAAYPRDFVPANALSVVYNRLGQYEKAVAAAQEALRRSPAHPFAVSNLAVAQRGLGRYDEARRIAQEGVAQDSATMPTRRLLYQLAVMAGDPSAAQQLTWARGRPREFDLVAAQGQIAMFEGRWREGEALYRRAVDLAVARGLPGNAAGQIAHLAWLEAVYRPGPDLGARVTRVLALVRPADEAGGVGRFRAAAALGLAGREAQARQMVEEGERRSPESTYVRTVLAPVARGAIAIHAGRPADAVAALEPARATEAGGLGALVPLYLRAEALRLQRAWPDAAREYESLVRHRGTDPYAPMVPLAWLGLARVRAAAGETAASRTAYEMALAFWRAADDDFPPRRVAQAEYDGLTRVPSTTAGAPPTATSARRAP; encoded by the coding sequence ATGGCGGCAGCGTTCCTCTCGCACTATCGCCTTCTCGGCCTGCTGGGTGTCGGCGGCATGGGCGAGGTCCATCGTGCCGAGGACACTCGCCTCCGCCGCGAGGTGGCGATCAAGATCCTCCATCCGGAGGTCGCGACGTCCCGCGAATGGCTGAGTCGGTTCAGGCGCGAGGCGCGCCTCGCCTCGTCGCTGCAACATCCGCACATCTGCACGATCCACGAGCTCGGGGAACACGAGGGCCAGGCCTTCATCGTGATGGAGCGGCTCGATGGCGTGACGGTCCGCGAGCTCATCGAGGACGGACCGATGCCCGCCGGGCGCCTGATCGGCATCGCGCGGCAGGTGGCCGACGCGCTCGACGCCGCGCACCGGCGCGGCATCATCCATCGCGACATCAAGCCCGCCAACCTGTTCGTCACCGACGGCGATCACGTCAAGGTGCTCGACTTCGGCCTGGCGCGGCTGGCGTCTGACGAAGCCGTCGCGACGACGCACTCCGGCGCAATCCCCACCGCCGATCCCTCGTCGGCCGCCCAGGGGCCGGGCTCGGGCTCCCGGCCGCTGCACCTCACGCAGACCGGCATGGCGATGGGGACCGTGTTCTACATGTCGCCGGAGCAGGCGCGTGGCGAGCCGCTCGACCCGCGGACCGACCTGTTCTCGCTGGGCAGCGTGCTCTACGAGATGGCAACGGGCCGCCGCGCCTTCGAGGGCGACGAGGTGGCGCAGGTGCTCGGCCGCATCACGCAGGGCGTGTTCGTGCCGCCGCGCTCGCTCAATCCCGCCGTGCCGCGCGCCCTCGAGGCCATCATCGTCAAGCTGCTGGCGGCCGACCCGGCGCAGCGCTACCAGCGCGCCAGCGACCTGGCGACCGACCTGGCCCGCGCCGACGCGCCGAGCGGCGCCGCGCCACGGGTGGGGCCGGCCGGCGTGCCGGCTGCGAACGCGGCGCGCCCGGCCTGGGCGCAGGTCGCGCTGGCGGCCTCGGTGCTGGCGGTGGCCGGCAGTCTCGGGTATGCGTGGTACGCCCGTCGCACGCCGGCGCTCACCGACCGCGACAGCATCGTCATCGGCAGCGTGGAGAACGCGACCGGCAACCAGGTGTTCGACGACACGCTGGTCACGGCGCTGAAGGTGCAGCTGGGCCAGTCGCCGTTCCTCGACGTCGTGTCCGACCAGCGCGTCGGCGAGACGCTGCGCCTGATGGGGCGCGACGCGGCGACCCGCCTGACGCACGACGTGGCGCGCGAGGTCTGCCAGCGGCTCGGCGTCAAGGCCATGATCGACGGCCGGCTCGCGCCCTTCGGCAGCCACTACCTGCTCACCCTGGCGGCCACCGACTGTCGCACCGGCGAGACGCTCGGGCGGATGCAGGCCGACGCGTCGGGCAGCGAGGCCGTGCTGACCGAGCTCGGCACGCTGGCCTCGCAGCTGCGCACCACGCTCGGCGAGTCGCTCCCGTCGCTGGCCCGCTTCGACGTCCCGGTGGCGCAGGCGACGACGCCGTCGCTGCCGGCCCTGAAGGCCTATGCGCTCGGGCTCGAGGAGCGCCGGCGGGGCCGCGAGCTCGAGTCGCTGGCCTTCTTCAAGCAGGCGATTGCCCTCGACCCGAACTTCGCGCAGGCGCACGCGACGCTCTCGACGGTCTATGGCGTCATCGGCGAGCTCGAGCGGAGCGAGCGGCACGCGCGCGAGGCGTTCGCGCACCAGGAACGCGTCAGCGAACGCGAACGCTTGTTCATCCGCTACCAGTACCACGACCGCGTCACCGGCAACCAGGACGCGGTCGTCGAGACCCTCCTCGCGTGGCAGGCCGCGTACCCGCGCGACTTCGTGCCCGCCAACGCGCTGTCGGTGGTCTACAACCGCCTCGGCCAGTACGAGAAGGCGGTCGCCGCCGCGCAGGAGGCGCTGCGTCGCAGCCCGGCCCACCCGTTCGCGGTGTCCAACCTCGCCGTCGCCCAGCGCGGCCTCGGGCGCTACGACGAGGCACGCCGCATCGCGCAGGAAGGGGTGGCGCAGGACTCGGCGACGATGCCGACACGCCGATTGCTGTACCAGCTCGCCGTGATGGCCGGCGACCCGTCGGCGGCGCAGCAGCTGACGTGGGCCAGGGGGCGCCCGCGCGAGTTCGACCTGGTGGCCGCGCAGGGGCAGATCGCGATGTTCGAGGGGCGCTGGCGCGAGGGCGAGGCGCTGTACCGCCGCGCCGTCGACCTCGCCGTGGCGCGCGGCCTGCCCGGCAACGCCGCAGGCCAGATTGCGCACCTGGCCTGGCTGGAAGCCGTGTATCGCCCGGGGCCCGACCTCGGCGCCCGCGTGACCCGCGTCCTCGCCCTGGTCCGACCCGCCGACGAGGCGGGCGGCGTCGGCCGGTTCCGGGCGGCCGCCGCGCTCGGACTGGCGGGCCGCGAGGCCCAGGCCCGACAGATGGTCGAGGAGGGGGAGCGGCGATCGCCCGAGTCGACCTACGTGCGCACCGTGCTCGCGCCCGTGGCGCGCGGGGCGATCGCCATCCACGCCGGACGTCCCGCCGACGCCGTCGCCGCGCTCGAGCCCGCCCGTGCCACCGAGGCCGGTGGGCTCGGTGCCCTCGTGCCGCTGTACCTGCGCGCCGAGGCATTGCGTCTGCAGCGGGCCTGGCCGGACGCCGCCCGCGAGTACGAGTCGCTGGTACGCCACCGCGGCACCGACCCGTACGCGCCGATGGTGCCGCTGGCCTGGCTCGGCCTGGCGCGGGTGCGCGCCGCCGCCGGCGAGACCGCGGCGAGCCGTACCGCCTACGAGATGGCCTTGGCGTTCTGGCGGGCCGCCGACGACGACTTCCCGCCGCGACGGGTGGCGCAAGCGGAGTACGATGGCCTCACGCGCGTGCCGTCGACGACTGCCGGGGCCCCGCCCACGGCAACGTCGGCGCGCCGGGCGCCCTGA
- a CDS encoding ATP-binding protein — protein MASIPRVATLACLLAWALAGSVIAQTARVGAPPALVVLLQSYDPSSEWEHDVSEGLFDRLTEGGISVDLREEYLDARRHGGAAYLGLMRDVLAAKYANAPPRLVVTCDDAALEFVLTHPEVFTGIPVVFGGVQARGLVDRVPRARVTGLREEFRIDSIVATVLAARPGTRRVFVVTSADAGGEGFQAQFAQVAPRHPGVAFESLSAASTTFEALLDRLRTDVAPEDVVLASPVIADVTDRALDARDTMPAIVGASRAPVVAIAYDTREQGLLAVTSGTGVSHGRLIGARALQVLAGRSPASIPIEVDTETPLEFDARVFGRYGIVEENLPPGTIVVHRTPPTFYQANWRAIWSAAGFIGLQSAIIVGFVLNVIRRRRAEAVRDDQARALISANRALEESNRSLLREQDERARAEQELRHAQKMEAVGRLAGGVAHDFNNLLTVTLGYCELLRAGMRQGTTEFEALEQIRKASEQAATLTHNLLAFSRKQVARPTRIEVTPVVRGLEPMLRRFCGERVSLALHLSAEAGCVELGAGQLEQVVMNLVINAADAMPQGGALTIATRADAVEADGPAPAGLRPGRHVVLTVADTGTGMDAATRARIFEPFFTTKEIGRGTGLGLATVYAIVTQQGGRIAVDSEIGQGTTFTVWLPAVPCGDTPSGGATEVARARSASVVLVVDDEAELRTLVCLLLRNAGYTVLEASGGEAAYEVASRHEGPIDLLLTDLVMPEQDGFTVARRLREMRPDIAVAYMSGYTDHLETTADDAMLLLGKPFLPQALLTHVRRALEEGRRPR, from the coding sequence ATGGCTTCCATCCCACGCGTCGCGACGCTGGCGTGTCTCCTTGCCTGGGCACTGGCCGGCAGTGTCATCGCCCAGACCGCGCGCGTCGGGGCACCACCCGCGCTCGTCGTGCTCCTGCAGTCCTACGACCCGAGCTCCGAGTGGGAGCACGACGTCTCGGAGGGGCTCTTCGACCGGCTGACGGAGGGCGGCATCAGCGTCGATCTCCGCGAGGAATACCTCGACGCGCGGCGGCACGGGGGGGCGGCGTATCTCGGCCTGATGCGTGACGTCCTCGCGGCCAAGTACGCCAACGCGCCGCCGCGCCTGGTGGTCACCTGCGACGATGCGGCGCTCGAGTTCGTGCTCACGCACCCCGAGGTCTTCACCGGCATCCCCGTCGTCTTCGGCGGCGTGCAGGCCCGCGGCCTCGTCGACCGCGTGCCGCGCGCCCGGGTGACGGGACTGCGCGAGGAGTTCCGCATCGACAGCATCGTGGCGACGGTGCTGGCCGCGCGGCCCGGGACGCGACGGGTGTTCGTGGTCACCTCGGCCGACGCCGGCGGCGAGGGGTTCCAGGCGCAGTTCGCGCAGGTGGCGCCCCGTCACCCTGGGGTCGCCTTCGAGTCGCTCTCGGCGGCATCCACGACCTTCGAGGCGCTCCTCGACCGCCTGCGCACCGACGTGGCCCCCGAAGACGTCGTGCTCGCCTCGCCCGTGATCGCCGATGTCACCGACCGGGCCCTCGACGCCCGCGACACGATGCCGGCCATCGTCGGTGCCTCGCGTGCGCCGGTGGTGGCCATCGCCTACGACACGCGCGAGCAGGGATTGCTGGCAGTCACGTCCGGGACCGGCGTGTCGCACGGCCGGCTGATCGGCGCCAGGGCGCTGCAGGTGCTGGCCGGCAGGTCGCCGGCCTCGATCCCGATCGAGGTGGACACCGAGACGCCGCTCGAGTTCGACGCGCGCGTCTTCGGCCGCTACGGCATCGTGGAGGAGAACCTCCCGCCGGGCACGATCGTGGTGCACCGGACGCCGCCGACGTTCTACCAGGCGAACTGGCGGGCCATCTGGTCGGCGGCAGGCTTCATCGGCCTGCAGTCGGCAATCATCGTCGGCTTCGTGCTCAACGTGATCCGCCGCCGGCGCGCCGAGGCCGTGCGCGACGACCAGGCGCGGGCGCTCATCTCGGCCAACCGCGCGCTCGAGGAGAGCAACCGGTCGCTGTTGCGGGAGCAGGACGAGCGGGCGCGCGCCGAGCAGGAACTGCGGCACGCCCAGAAGATGGAGGCGGTCGGCCGGCTGGCCGGCGGCGTCGCGCACGACTTCAACAACCTGCTCACCGTGACGCTCGGCTACTGCGAGCTCCTGCGCGCCGGGATGCGCCAAGGCACGACGGAGTTCGAGGCCCTCGAGCAGATTCGCAAGGCGAGCGAGCAGGCCGCGACGCTGACCCACAACCTGCTCGCCTTCAGCCGCAAGCAGGTGGCGCGGCCGACCCGCATCGAGGTGACGCCGGTGGTCCGCGGCCTCGAGCCGATGCTGCGCCGCTTCTGCGGCGAGCGGGTGTCCCTCGCGCTGCACCTGTCGGCCGAGGCCGGTTGCGTCGAGCTCGGCGCCGGCCAGCTCGAACAGGTGGTGATGAATCTGGTCATCAACGCCGCCGACGCCATGCCTCAGGGCGGGGCCCTGACAATCGCCACGCGTGCCGACGCGGTCGAGGCCGACGGCCCGGCACCGGCCGGCCTGCGGCCGGGCAGGCACGTCGTGCTGACGGTGGCCGACACCGGGACCGGCATGGACGCCGCGACGCGCGCGCGCATCTTCGAGCCCTTCTTCACGACCAAGGAGATCGGCCGCGGCACGGGGCTCGGGCTGGCCACCGTCTACGCGATCGTCACGCAGCAGGGCGGGCGCATCGCGGTGGACAGCGAGATCGGCCAGGGCACCACGTTCACCGTCTGGCTGCCGGCCGTGCCCTGCGGCGACACCCCGAGCGGCGGCGCGACCGAGGTCGCGCGGGCCCGCAGCGCCTCCGTCGTGCTCGTGGTCGATGACGAGGCGGAGCTCCGGACGCTGGTCTGCCTGTTGCTGCGCAATGCCGGGTACACGGTGCTCGAGGCGTCTGGCGGCGAGGCCGCGTACGAGGTCGCGTCACGGCACGAGGGACCGATCGACCTGCTGCTCACCGACCTGGTGATGCCCGAGCAGGATGGCTTCACGGTCGCCCGGCGCCTGCGCGAGATGCGCCCGGACATCGCGGTGGCGTACATGTCCGGCTACACGGATCATCTCGAGACGACCGCCGACGACGCGATGCTGCTGCTCGGCAAGCCGTTCCTGCCGCAGGCACTCCTGACGCACGTGCGTCGCGCGCTCGAGGAAGGCCGGCGGCCGCGCTGA
- a CDS encoding proton-conducting transporter membrane subunit yields the protein MADPNLLLVLGSLLVPAVAALTLPTHARILRRVAVTACAVAALLAAAAAGASTVLVQGDSAVGAWLDGGRVPALGAAIYALTAMLAFLLAPARDLTRARVAALLVTVSGTVTACVAGNPVTLLVGWTVGAAPFVVGPFASGAAWRPRAALAASCLALGAGVALMLTSPGGHGIAAFARLAGTHAGGPAAFALVMLAIVLRKGIFPAHAWVADLAEQGGLPISLLVNGHLGAVVLARVLIPVFPDTVGSAFVLLSDLALFTALYAAVRAVAEPRPARILALLVLSQSACILAGLESGTAEGTTGAFVHLAVVALSTTALFGVLRAVEARGGHLDLSHHQGLAQAMPRLAVGFAIAGLALVGIPGTLGFAAEDLLVHGSLASHPQVGLLLPIATALNAVCLFRLFSRLFLGTARPAVTGLVDALPRERWALTAIIVLLVAGGVAPGLVLGWTVEPAAARAHRTSAPDAPSVRTVSLQQGRAFE from the coding sequence ATGGCTGATCCGAACCTGCTGCTCGTGCTGGGCAGCCTGCTTGTCCCGGCGGTCGCGGCCCTCACGCTGCCCACGCACGCACGCATCCTCCGGCGTGTGGCCGTCACGGCGTGTGCCGTCGCGGCACTGCTGGCAGCGGCGGCTGCCGGGGCATCCACGGTCCTCGTCCAGGGCGACTCCGCGGTGGGCGCGTGGCTCGACGGCGGCCGTGTGCCGGCCCTCGGCGCGGCCATCTACGCTCTGACGGCGATGCTGGCGTTCCTGCTCGCACCGGCACGCGACCTCACGCGCGCCCGCGTCGCCGCCCTGCTGGTCACCGTGTCGGGTACGGTGACCGCCTGCGTCGCCGGCAATCCCGTGACGCTGCTGGTGGGATGGACCGTCGGCGCGGCGCCGTTCGTGGTCGGGCCGTTCGCGTCCGGCGCGGCGTGGCGTCCGCGCGCGGCGCTGGCGGCCTCGTGCCTCGCGCTCGGGGCCGGCGTGGCGCTGATGCTGACGAGCCCCGGGGGGCACGGCATCGCGGCGTTCGCACGCCTGGCCGGCACGCATGCCGGCGGCCCGGCGGCCTTCGCCCTGGTGATGCTGGCCATCGTGCTGCGCAAGGGGATCTTCCCGGCGCACGCCTGGGTGGCCGACCTGGCCGAGCAGGGCGGATTGCCGATCTCCCTGCTGGTCAACGGTCACCTCGGCGCCGTGGTGCTCGCGCGCGTGCTGATCCCGGTGTTCCCCGACACGGTCGGCTCCGCGTTCGTGCTGCTGTCGGACCTGGCGTTGTTCACGGCCTTGTATGCCGCCGTGCGCGCGGTGGCCGAGCCGCGGCCGGCGCGCATCCTCGCGCTGCTGGTCCTGAGCCAGTCGGCGTGCATCCTGGCCGGCCTCGAGAGCGGCACGGCCGAAGGCACCACCGGCGCCTTCGTGCACCTCGCGGTGGTGGCGCTGTCGACGACGGCGTTGTTCGGCGTGCTGCGGGCCGTCGAGGCGCGTGGCGGCCATCTCGACCTGTCGCACCATCAGGGCCTCGCGCAGGCGATGCCTCGGCTCGCCGTCGGCTTTGCGATCGCCGGGCTCGCGCTCGTCGGGATTCCGGGCACGCTCGGCTTCGCGGCCGAGGACCTGCTCGTGCACGGCTCGCTGGCGTCGCATCCGCAGGTGGGCCTGCTGCTGCCGATTGCGACGGCGCTCAACGCCGTGTGCCTGTTCCGCCTCTTCAGCCGGCTGTTCCTCGGAACGGCGCGCCCGGCGGTGACGGGGCTGGTCGACGCGTTGCCGCGGGAGCGATGGGCGCTCACCGCCATCATCGTGCTGCTCGTCGCCGGCGGTGTGGCGCCCGGCCTGGTGCTGGGATGGACCGTCGAACCGGCGGCCGCACGCGCGCACAGGACCTCGGCCCCCGACGCGCCGTCGGTCCGCACCGTCTCCCTCCAGCAGGGCCGCGCCTTCGAGTAA
- a CDS encoding proton-conducting transporter membrane subunit — protein sequence MDALTSLAPWLLAGVVVAPGALFVVMGLLWLAGGTLSERAIGWLGALMSGAMLLALAAVWWVALAAGWAGLHVDLGHWFAVGAYEFPVRLVADGLSLPLVTLTVLLAGVIGHFSHTYLHREKGFYRFFTLLHLFTCGALVVFTAGSLDLLVAGWELVGLTSVLLIAFFHERPEPVEGGLRVFGVYRASDLGLLVAVFLLHHWAGTSMIGDTAPALTAAQATLVSLLLLLAAAGKSAQVPFSGWLPRAMEGPTPSSAIFYGAISVQLGAYLLLRLQPLLATSRIATVATVIVGLLTAVHGTLAGRAAADAKTSLAHAALTQVGLVFVEIGLGFTGFAVLHMTGHALVRTLQFLRAPSMLHDHHQMHAAVGGHLTATGGHFERLLPEPVQWWAYRLAVDRSHLDTLIDRLVIEPLHALSVWLGRIDEWTSRPPGVPADLRAASYRPPGAATAGGRADLTARLTTREGLDG from the coding sequence ATGGACGCGCTGACCTCACTGGCGCCCTGGCTGCTCGCCGGCGTGGTGGTGGCGCCTGGCGCGCTCTTCGTGGTCATGGGCCTGCTGTGGCTCGCGGGCGGGACGTTGAGCGAACGCGCCATCGGCTGGCTGGGCGCGCTCATGTCGGGCGCCATGCTCCTGGCGCTCGCCGCGGTCTGGTGGGTCGCCCTGGCGGCCGGGTGGGCCGGGTTGCACGTCGATCTCGGGCACTGGTTCGCGGTCGGCGCCTACGAGTTCCCGGTCCGCCTGGTGGCCGACGGCCTGTCGCTGCCGCTGGTCACCCTGACGGTGCTGCTGGCCGGCGTCATCGGCCACTTCTCCCACACCTACCTGCATCGGGAGAAGGGCTTCTACCGGTTCTTCACGTTGCTGCACCTGTTCACGTGCGGCGCGCTGGTCGTCTTCACGGCCGGGTCCCTCGACCTTCTGGTGGCGGGCTGGGAACTGGTGGGCCTCACCTCGGTGCTGCTCATCGCGTTCTTCCACGAGCGGCCCGAACCGGTGGAAGGCGGCCTGCGCGTGTTCGGCGTCTACCGCGCGAGCGATCTGGGGCTGCTCGTCGCCGTGTTCCTCTTGCACCACTGGGCCGGCACCTCGATGATCGGCGACACGGCGCCCGCCCTGACCGCCGCCCAGGCGACGCTGGTGAGCCTCCTGCTGTTGCTGGCGGCGGCCGGCAAGTCGGCGCAAGTGCCCTTCTCCGGCTGGCTCCCGCGCGCCATGGAGGGGCCGACCCCGTCGAGCGCCATCTTCTACGGCGCCATCTCGGTGCAACTCGGTGCGTACCTGCTGCTGCGGCTCCAGCCGCTGCTGGCCACGTCGCGCATCGCCACGGTGGCGACCGTGATCGTCGGGCTGCTGACGGCCGTGCACGGAACCCTGGCGGGGCGCGCCGCGGCCGACGCCAAGACCTCGCTGGCCCATGCCGCGCTCACGCAGGTCGGCCTGGTGTTCGTCGAGATCGGCCTCGGGTTCACCGGGTTCGCCGTCCTGCACATGACCGGCCACGCTCTGGTGCGCACGCTGCAGTTCCTGCGCGCGCCGTCGATGCTGCACGACCACCACCAGATGCACGCCGCCGTCGGCGGTCACCTCACCGCCACCGGTGGGCATTTCGAGCGCCTGCTGCCCGAGCCCGTGCAATGGTGGGCCTACCGGCTGGCCGTCGACCGGAGCCACCTGGACACGCTGATCGACAGGTTGGTGATCGAACCGCTGCACGCGCTCTCGGTGTGGCTCGGACGCATCGACGAGTGGACCAGCCGGCCGCCCGGCGTGCCCGCCGACCTGCGAGCCGCGTCCTATCGGCCACCCGGCGCCGCCACCGCCGGCGGTCGCGCCGACCTCACCGCGCGGTTGACGACGAGGGAGGGCCTCGATGGCTGA
- a CDS encoding DUF2309 domain-containing protein, which translates to MSHDSHGAGDAPAHPPDGSPRARLHHVLAHAAHLLPAQGPIGVFVHHNTLHAFEDRPFHQAVLDASRLYGTEPYMTESAYRADHQRGRIRDEDLDAVLADEPDAPIVAGVSRRRLRRALLHPGVPPVDAATIRWRLEEGDLAESFGRDGEARAAFEVCLSRTPVPAVGAVAPVEARTDDAIHGWLIRLCAVFLDQGLAYWPMPGREDGFYRAVRRLLASRGVVMSSALAGADRAFASQAGLGLDAADVILRWLERAGVPDDQWEATLQRELLALPGWAGLFSVLEQQPGLAPHVRVPCRLDDFLAVRLTLDEVARRNGHAVARRTPLAPAQDRHAARAAALAAAAALVGLRATDLAALDATAWSGLVDEIEGFDEVARRRLWHLAYERWHEQDVLRAVASHRRASPPESRPRTYVSAQVFFCIDEREESMRRAVEEVDATVETLSAAGFFGVAVNYQGLDDPHGVPLCPVVVTPQHAVSERPRAEDAGLHETRAARRRLLGRVTHVFGVSSRTMLRGWISTATLGVLTAVPLIGRVLAPRAFGRLRSALNDAFLPEPRTELTLMRDDAASSERVHGLLLGFSVIEKAERVASVLAPAGLTRGFARLVVVLGHGSTSLNNPHESAHDCGACGGRRGGPNARLFAAMANHPGVRAALRLQGIDIPDTTWFVGGYHDTCSDDVQLFDTDGVPASHAEDLQRVRSVLDRARARNAHERARRFESCRLDASDAGALVHVEERAEHLAQPRPEYGHGTNAACIVGRRAVTEGLFLDRRSFLVSYDPYEDPDDTRLGRLLAAAMPVCAGISLEYYFSFVDNERYGCGTKLPHNVTGLVGVMNGQGSDLRTGLPWQMVEIHEPVRILFLIETTPTRLSRVLAGNPALDNLVRNGWIRVATLDPDSGVIDVWRGHRWERLEGPLPTLPQVRSSREWYAGRREHLGAAWVRADDRPATTATASKEAAWTR; encoded by the coding sequence ATGAGCCACGACTCGCACGGGGCCGGCGACGCGCCGGCCCATCCGCCGGACGGCAGCCCGCGCGCGCGGCTGCACCACGTGCTCGCGCATGCGGCGCACCTGCTGCCGGCGCAGGGGCCGATCGGCGTCTTCGTCCACCACAACACGCTGCACGCCTTCGAGGACCGCCCCTTCCATCAGGCCGTCCTCGACGCCTCGCGGCTGTACGGCACCGAGCCGTACATGACCGAGAGCGCCTACCGCGCCGACCACCAGCGCGGCCGCATCCGCGACGAGGACCTCGACGCGGTGCTCGCCGACGAGCCCGACGCCCCGATCGTCGCCGGGGTCTCGCGGCGGCGGCTGCGCCGCGCGCTCCTGCATCCCGGCGTGCCGCCGGTCGATGCCGCCACCATCCGCTGGCGGCTCGAGGAAGGCGACCTCGCCGAGTCGTTCGGTCGCGATGGCGAGGCGCGCGCCGCCTTCGAGGTGTGCCTGTCCCGGACGCCGGTGCCGGCGGTCGGGGCCGTTGCGCCGGTCGAGGCGCGCACCGACGACGCCATCCACGGGTGGCTGATCAGGCTGTGCGCCGTGTTCCTCGACCAGGGACTCGCGTACTGGCCGATGCCCGGCCGCGAGGACGGGTTCTATCGCGCCGTGCGTCGGCTCCTGGCCAGTCGCGGCGTGGTCATGTCGTCGGCGCTCGCGGGCGCCGACCGCGCCTTCGCGAGCCAGGCGGGCCTCGGCCTGGACGCCGCCGACGTGATCCTGCGGTGGCTCGAGCGCGCCGGTGTGCCCGACGATCAGTGGGAGGCGACGCTGCAGCGCGAGCTGCTCGCGCTGCCCGGATGGGCGGGGCTCTTCTCGGTGCTGGAGCAGCAGCCCGGCCTCGCGCCGCACGTCCGCGTGCCGTGCCGGCTCGACGACTTCCTGGCGGTGCGCCTCACGCTCGACGAGGTCGCGCGCCGCAACGGCCACGCGGTCGCCCGGCGCACGCCGCTCGCCCCTGCCCAGGATCGGCACGCCGCGCGGGCCGCGGCGCTGGCCGCGGCGGCGGCCCTCGTGGGCCTGCGCGCCACCGATCTTGCAGCGCTGGACGCGACGGCCTGGTCGGGGCTCGTCGACGAGATCGAGGGGTTCGACGAGGTCGCCAGACGGCGGCTGTGGCACCTGGCCTACGAACGCTGGCACGAGCAGGACGTGCTGCGCGCGGTGGCGAGCCATCGCCGCGCCTCGCCGCCGGAATCGCGGCCGCGGACCTACGTGTCGGCGCAGGTGTTCTTCTGCATCGACGAGCGCGAGGAGTCGATGCGGCGCGCCGTGGAGGAGGTCGACGCCACGGTCGAGACGCTGAGCGCCGCCGGCTTCTTCGGCGTCGCCGTCAACTACCAGGGCCTCGACGACCCCCACGGCGTTCCGCTGTGCCCGGTGGTGGTGACCCCGCAGCACGCGGTCTCGGAACGGCCACGCGCCGAGGACGCCGGCTTGCACGAGACGCGCGCCGCGCGCCGGCGGCTGCTCGGTCGGGTCACGCACGTGTTCGGCGTGTCGTCGCGCACGATGCTGCGCGGCTGGATAAGCACGGCCACCCTCGGCGTGCTGACCGCCGTCCCGCTGATCGGCCGGGTGCTCGCGCCGCGCGCCTTCGGTCGCCTGCGCAGCGCCCTCAACGACGCCTTCCTGCCCGAGCCGCGCACCGAGCTGACGCTGATGCGCGACGACGCCGCGTCGTCGGAGCGGGTGCACGGGCTGCTCCTCGGGTTCTCGGTGATCGAGAAGGCCGAGCGCGTGGCGAGCGTGCTCGCGCCGGCCGGCCTGACGCGCGGCTTCGCGCGCCTCGTCGTGGTGCTCGGGCACGGGTCGACGAGCCTCAACAACCCGCACGAGTCGGCGCACGACTGCGGCGCCTGCGGCGGCCGGCGCGGCGGGCCGAACGCGCGTCTCTTCGCGGCGATGGCCAACCATCCGGGCGTCCGGGCCGCGCTCCGCCTGCAGGGCATCGACATCCCGGACACCACGTGGTTCGTCGGCGGCTATCACGACACCTGCTCCGACGACGTGCAGCTGTTCGACACCGACGGTGTGCCGGCCTCGCATGCCGAGGACCTGCAGCGGGTGCGCAGCGTGCTCGATCGGGCTCGCGCGAGGAACGCGCACGAGCGGGCCCGGCGCTTCGAGTCGTGCCGGCTCGATGCCTCCGACGCCGGCGCGCTGGTGCACGTGGAGGAGCGCGCGGAGCACCTCGCGCAGCCCCGGCCCGAGTACGGCCACGGCACCAACGCCGCCTGCATCGTCGGCCGGCGCGCCGTCACCGAGGGGCTGTTCCTGGACCGGCGGTCGTTCCTGGTCTCGTACGACCCGTACGAGGACCCCGACGACACGCGGCTCGGCCGCCTGCTCGCCGCGGCGATGCCCGTGTGTGCCGGCATCAGCCTCGAGTACTACTTCTCGTTCGTCGACAACGAACGGTACGGCTGTGGCACCAAGCTGCCGCACAACGTCACCGGGCTGGTCGGGGTGATGAACGGGCAGGGCAGCGACCTGCGCACGGGGCTGCCGTGGCAGATGGTGGAGATCCACGAACCCGTGCGGATCCTCTTCCTCATCGAGACGACGCCGACGCGCCTGTCGCGGGTCCTGGCCGGCAACCCGGCGCTCGACAACCTCGTGCGCAACGGCTGGATCCGTGTCGCCACCCTCGATCCGGACAGCGGCGTCATCGACGTGTGGCGTGGCCACCGATGGGAGCGCCTCGAGGGCCCCCTGCCGACGCTGCCGCAGGTGCGGTCGTCGCGTGAGTGGTACGCCGGTCGGCGCGAGCACCTCGGCGCCGCCTGGGTGCGGGCCGACGATCGGCCGGCCACGACGGCGACCGCCAGCAAGGAGGCCGCATGGACGCGCTGA